The following coding sequences lie in one Aspergillus luchuensis IFO 4308 DNA, chromosome 8, nearly complete sequence genomic window:
- a CDS encoding beta-glucosidase (CAZy:GH3;~COG:G;~EggNog:ENOG410PM1F;~InterPro:IPR017853,IPR019800,IPR036962,IPR002772, IPR036881,IPR026891,IPR013783,IPR001764;~PFAM:PF14310,PF00933,PF01915;~SECRETED:SignalP(1-21);~go_function: GO:0004553 - hydrolase activity, hydrolyzing O-glycosyl compounds [Evidence IEA];~go_process: GO:0005975 - carbohydrate metabolic process [Evidence IEA]): MGAKSPLYLALLAGIIPWSTASSAPLHTRDDGACSPPYYPAPNGGWLSDWASAYEKAQKVVSNMTLAEKVNLTTGTGMFMGPCAGQTGSALRFGIPNLCLHDSPLGIRNSDHNTAFPPGVTVGATFDKELMYQRGVELGEEARGKGVNVLLGPVVGPTFRKPRGGRNWEGFGADPSLQAIGGALTIQGMQSTGAIASLKHFIGNEQEMHRMSSVITQGYSSNIDDRTLHELYLWPFAEGVRAGTGSVMMAYNDVNRSACSQNSMLINGILKDELGFQGFVVTDWLAQLGGVSSALAGLDMSMPGDGSIPLLGDSYWGSELSRSILNGTVPVERLNDMVTRIVATWYKMGQDEDYPLPNFSSNTLDETGPLYPGALFSPSGVVNQYVNVQGNHNITAHAIARDAITLLKNENNTLPLSTTDSLKIFGTDAGPNSNGLNSCTDQGCDNGVLTMGWGSGTSRLPYLVTPQQAIANLSSSAEFYITDSFPSNLKPNASDIALVFINADSGENYITVENNPGDRTTADLYAWHNGDDLVKAAADVFSTVIVIVHTVGPILLENWIDLDPVKAVLIAHLPGQEAGYSLTDILFGSSSPSGHLPYTIPYKESDYPSSVGLLDQAFGQIQDDFTEGLYIDYRHFLKANITPRYPFGHGLSYTTFTYSTPSLTTVTELDTAYPPARPSKGPTPSYSTAIPNPSEVAWPSSFSRIWRYLYPYLDNPQSVTNSSSSSYPYPSGYSTTPKPAPRAGGGAGGNPALWDIAFAVEVTITNSGNCSGRAVAQLYVELPTDALGVDAPSRQLRQFEKTGILEPGESETVVMNVTRKDVSIWDVEVQDWRVPVGGEGVRFWVGESLGDLRGSCLVGAGCEGV; encoded by the exons ATGGGCGCGAAATCACCTCTGTATCTAGCCTTATTGGCAGGTATTATCCCCTGGTCGACTgcctcctccgctcccctACACACTCGAGACGATGGCGCCTGCTCACCCCCCTACTACCCAGCCCCCAACGGCGGTTGGCTTTCCGACTGGGCCAGTGCGTACGAAAAGGCGCAAAAGGTCGTGAGCAACATGACACTGGCGGAGAAGGTGAATCTCACTACCGGAACCGGCATGTTCATGGGCCCCTGTGCGGGCCAAACAGGAAGCGCGCTTCGATTCGGTATCCCGAATCTCTGTCTGCATGACTCCCCGCTGGGCATCCGCAACTCGGATCATAACACCGCCTTTCCTCCTGGCGTTACGGTGGGCGCAACGTTTGATAAAGAGCTGATGTACCAGCGCGGTGTCGAGCTCGGAGAAGAGGCTCGCGGCAAGGGTGTCAATGTACTCTTGGGCCCTGTTGTCGGTCCGACATTTCGCAAGCCCAGGGGAGGCCGTAACTGGGAGGGATTCGGCGCGGATCCCAGTCTTCAGGCCATCGGCGGTGCGTTGACCATCCAGGGCATGCAGAGTACGGGGGCGATCGCGAGTCTCAAACATTTCATCGGTAATGAGCAGGAGATGCATCGCATGAGTAGTGTCATCACGCAAGGGTATTCTTCAAATATTGATGATCGGACACTCCATGAACTGTATCTGTGGCCGTTTGCGGAGGGTGTTCGTGCTGGGACGGGGTCTGTGATGATGGCGTATAATGAT GTCAACCGCTCAGCGTGCAGCCAAAATAGTATGCTCATCAATGGCATCCTCAAGGATGAACTCGGCTTTCAAGGCTTCGTCGTGACAGACTGGCTCGCTCAACTCGGTGGTGTCTCGTCTGCATTGGCTGGTTTGGATATGAGTATGCCGGGCGATGGCAGCATTCCGCTCCTTGGAGATAGTTACTGGGGCTCGGAGCTCTCTCGGTCTATTCTGAACGGTACTGTCCCTGTCGAACGCCTCAATGACATG GTCACGCGCATCGTTGCGACCTGGTATAAAATGGGCCAGGACGAGGACTATCCTCTCCCGAACTTCTCTAGTAACACCCTCGACGAGACTGGCCCTCTTTATCCCGgcgccctcttctcccctagCGGCGTGGTCAACCAATATGTCAACGTCCAGGGCAACCACAATATCACCGCTCATGCCATCGCTCGCGACGCCATCACCCTTCTCAAGAACGAGAATAACACGCTGCCTCTCTCAACCACCGATTCCCTCAAGATCTTCGGCACCGACGCTGGTCCCAACTCCAACGGGCTCAACTCTTGCACCGACCAGGGCTGCGACAACGGCGTCCTCACCATGGGCTGGGGCAGCGGCACATCTCGTCTCCCATATCTCGTAACCCCCCAACAAGCCATCGCCaacctctcttcctccgccgaaTTCTACATCACCGACTCCTTCCCTTCAAACCTCAAACCCAACGCCTCCGACATCGctctcgtcttcatcaacgcCGACTCCGGCGAAAACTACATCACCGTCGAAAACAACCCAGGCGACCGCACTACCGCCGACCTCTACGCCTGGCACAACGGCGACGACCTCGTCAAAGCCGCCGCGGACGTCTTCTCCACCGTGATCGTAATCGTCCACACCGTCGGCCCCATCCTGCTTGAAAACTGGATTGACCTTGACCCCGTCAAAGCCGTGCTCATTGCCCACCTCCCCGGCCAAGAAGCCGGCTACTCCCTGACTGACATCCTCTTcggctcatcctctcccagcGGGCACCTCCCCTACACCATCCCCTACAAAGAATCCGACTACCCCTCCAGCGTCGGCCTCCTCGACCAAGCCTTCGGACAAATCCAAGACGACTTCACCGAAGGCCTGTACATCGACTACCGCCACTTCCTCAAAGCCAACATCACCCCCCGCTATCCCTTCGGTCACGGCCTCTCCtacaccaccttcacctaCTCCACTCCATCCCTCACCACCGTCACTGAGCTAGATACAGCCTACCCCCCAGCCCGTCCATCCAAAGgcccaacaccatcatactccaccgccatccccaacccatccGAAGTCGCCtggccctcctccttctctcgcATCTGGCGCTACCTGTACCCCTACCTCGACAATCCCCAATCAGTCACgaactcctcctcatcctcatacCCCTACCCATCCGGCTACTCCACCACTCCGAAACCCGCACCCCGAGCTGGAGGCGGTGCCGGCGGCAATCCCGCTCTCTGGGACATTGCATTCGCGGTGGAAGTTACTATCACGAACAGTGGGAACTGTAGTGGTCGTGCTGTTGCGCAGTTATATGTGGAATTACCGACTGATGCATTGGGGGTCGATGCGCCATCAAGACAGCTGAGACAGTTTGAGAAGACGGGTATTTTGGAGCCCGGGGAGAGTGAGACGGTCGTGATGAATGTCACGAGAAAGGATGTGAGTATCTGGGATGTAGAGGTGCAGGATTGGAGGGTTCcggttggtggggagggggtgaggTTCTGGGTGGGAGAGAGTTTGGGGGATTTGAGGGGAAGTTGTTTGGTGGGGGCTGGGTGTGAGGGGGTGTAG
- a CDS encoding uncharacterized protein (COG:M;~EggNog:ENOG410Q2I7;~InterPro:IPR002110,IPR027417,IPR036770,IPR020683, IPR031359;~PFAM:PF12796,PF00023,PF13637,PF17100;~go_function: GO:0005515 - protein binding [Evidence IEA]) has product MSIFANSTPSLWATALSSLSEKDRRVLKIPNTSSPDTKHILTEILAALETQRDRCKRDKWTTISIGGKELVIRDVCAKIAAHVKKFMQVVDAAVQYDPVHAALPWAGVRLLLQLTFNAFETFGAIVEGLEKATRLIARCGIIEALVIRHSSGTTGAKVGLEEELVKLYSAVLGFLCKAKKHYDGSRMKRVWNLTSRQSLQESVKEMEAAEQKVLVMKGLVDSDRIQNIDHSISQILFTVTSVADGVDNMQTRLDEALADLDKPIVRIADEMSDLHIALKENERSELLQWLSTISVQQHYRETLASVLPGSGEWLLKQPCFVNWKDSSISESFWLHGIPGCGKTKLAAIVVKYLHRQSSGISKPAPIAHFFCSQSPAEPERSDAREILRSLLKQVSLIEGERTIRLPSVEAYQVRRAEASHTGEKPAPLTVEECVELICEIGRGTPLTIVIDALDECSSQQRGILIEALKEIRRQCRDIVKIFVSSRHETDIAAHFEGGEIFEITPTVTEEDISQFIRVEVHSYMHRWSRMHEEPIPLLQRLEEEIIDKLVAGAQGMFLWVRLQLESISDTDRIKDVESIRQAITSFPPTLNKSYEVIYERIQGLGKGPKTVALQSLQWLLCAKRKLSVSEFLAAVSRSPMGSTPISPGLIMDYCCNLVVIDNVADTFRFAHATVREFLESLSDNSILEADSTITQRCLGTYLWGDFSEDGLLQYATQYWPAHVEQLSGSSQRLGIQKPIIEFLTEEEHFEDWIEFLDERPVERGYKWSSALERKLEACLASPPSTLFTVCCFGLSEALECPEIIRIIDVNQTNRHGTSGLYLAARWGYSEVVRKLLQLGADVNGPGYQYGSPLQAASFGGHKDVVKILLDRGVTAPPTEQGEYSSPLQAALASGHDNIAGILIDSGPHLATQIQFNDALETASFKGSTEIVERLLAGKAGSFTPNIRPDPLQVALFGGKARQAKRLLQSCTDVNEVKGYFGNALAAAIAGRKFALVQLVVDAGADLNARGRFGFPLRAAAIANQLDIARYFVDKGADPNIEDNELGDPLQAAATFGKLDMMLLLLSHNTSVNGCGGHFGNALQAACFNGHEQAVRLLIDHGASLNYGGRYRDALQAAVYGGHERIVEILLVAGARLDLGPRDRACPSALDPWTERSEELDIPTDLGPLEVAARRGDVKSVKLLLAKGTIIDSRDARKRDDYSKWFAYIALKIAAFGGHLAVVECLLDSGVDINAEGETLGTPLQAALAGGHFGIADVLLSRGAWIDMHWDLFGSCLQVFCQRGHNEAVRFLLKRGANIEDRGGEHGNALQVACNAGHIDIVKLLLDRGANVRSPGRKNGNALQAASLAGHLDIVKLLVHHGIGVDEADSNSETALCLAAKNGDEHMMKFLLQQGAKVDGTSVLSSSEGLGDLNSGGKPERDNEIVARPLHHASIYGQESAVAILLSSGATVHAKGKLRLEGFVSFSEDDLRRLHWTPLFAACFAGHESTARRLFQYDPWGYVSRDTFTSAVEASLARKKEYISTMLVQEAFNAGFKAEQLDGVFKYACAEGYAAIVTQILEHCSLENWPDAVSVATKRGRSAVVKALLQHGANMDSCDEHGNLWLDIAIEKVRNPGHTWHSFEPHTLRGFNPPNWIDIVPILLCAGADSNDLPNKIREIVPDVVQRGSLDAWKALDYHQHEVLNDPELYPQFLIWASETGDLDKINYVADKYDPSTEDIKSAVIAAIEGVRNNVSPIKALMRLKTPLFFGKGVDGNGDSEPLVIASREESTEIVSVLLQYATHSFSTVEAALKVAISRDHVACARLILDSQFDNPSELITICSRLIKHCFPFNTEPMIEYLLQQGVSPNTRDPETGETLLYIAAMKKDSKGADVLISHGADVHPMGGEHGTALHAAAVSGSWKTVQLLLSEGADVNARGGSYGTPLIAVMAQEWEKDCWQAQFIEPCRLECHRCVARVLLEWDADVDAEGGEFGTALQVAERIGNELGIRMLMGDNTKARIYGKARKLQRCTQNKAKETLYWLSRCVQRHNTK; this is encoded by the exons ATGAGCATCTTTGCAAACTCAACGCCCTCACTCTGGGCCACCGCATTATCCTCTCTCTCAGAAAAGGACCGGCGGGTTCTAAAGATCCCCAATACATCATCACCGGATACCAAGCATATCTTGACCGAAATACTGGCAGCCCTCGAAACCCAACGCGACCGATGTAAAAGAGACAAATGGACCACTATCAGCATCGGGGGCAAAGAGCTCGTCATTCGCGATGTATGCGCTAAAATTGCTGCCCACGTCAAGAAATTCATGCAGGTGGTGGACGCGGCTGTCCAATATGATCCTGTCCATGCCGCACTGCCATGGGCAGGTGTGCGCTTACTGCTGCAGTTAACATTCAACGCATTCGAGACCTTTGGTGCCATCGTCGAGGGCCTCGAAAAAGCAACCCGACTGATAGCCAGATGCGGGATTATTGAAGCCCTAGTCATCCGGCATAGTAGTGGAACGACTGGTGCGAAGGTGGGGTTAGAAGAGGAACTGGTGAAGCTGTATTCGGCGGTCCTGGGATTCCTTTGCAAGGCCAAGAAACACTATGATGGGTCTCGCATGA AACGTGTGTGGAACCTGACTTCTCGGCAGTCTCTCCAAGAATCGGTCAAAGAAATGGAGGCTGCAGAGCAGAAGGTACTAGTGATGAAGGGTTTAGTTGACAGCGACC ggaTCCAGAACATCGATCATAGCATTTCGCAAATACTCTTTACTGTGACCTCTGTCGCGGACGGTGTCGACAATATGCAGACGCGACTGGATGAAGCACTAGCTGACCTCGATAAACCTATAGTTAGGATTGCGGATGAGATGTCAGACCTGCACATTGCGCTCAAAG AAAACGAGAGGAGCGAGCTCCTACAGTGGCTTTCTACTATCTCCGTACAACAACACTACAGGGAAACCTTGGCATCTGTACTCCCGGGTTCCGGGGAGTGGCTTTTGAAGCAGCCATGCTTCGTGAATTGGAAGGATTCGAGTATTTCTGAATCTTTCTGGCTTCATGGAATCC CGGGTTGTGGGAAAACCAAGTTGGC CGCGATTGTAGTCAAATATCTACACCGGCAGAGCAGTGGTATATCCAAACCAGCACCGATTGCTCATTTCTTCTGTTCGCAAAGCCCCGCAGAGCCGGAACGTAGCGACGCACGCGAAATACTTCGATCCTTGCTCAAACAGGTCTCGCTGATCGAAGGCGAAAGGACAATAAGGCTCCCATCAGTCGAAGCCTATCAAGTACGACGAGCAGAAGCAAGCCACACTGGAGAAAAGCCAGCACCACTAACAGTCGAAGAATGCGTTGAGCTGATATGCGAGATTGGCCGAGGAACGCCGCTTACTATTGTCATAGATGCACTGGATGAGTGCAGCTCGCAGCAACGTGGCATTCTTATTGAAGCTCTCAAAGAGATTCGACGACAGTGTCGAGATATTGTTAAGATATTTGTGTCTAGTCGACATGAAACGGACATAGCAGCTCACTtcgagggaggagagatctTTGAGATCACACCTACCGTTACTGAAGAAGATATAAGCCAGTTTATTCGGGTCGAAGTCCACTCTTACATGCACAGATGGTCAAGAATGCACGAAGAGCCTATACCGTTATTGCAGCggctcgaggaagagattATAGACAAGCTCGTGGCAGGTGCACAAGGAAT GTTTCTCTGGGTGAGGCTCCAGCTCGAAAGTATCAGTGACACTGATCGAATCAAAGATGTTGAGAGTATCCGTCAAGCAATCACATCTTTTCCCCCAACGTTGAATAAATCCTACGAAGTCATCTACGAACGGATCCAAGGCTTAGGTAAAGGTCCGAAGACGGTCGCCCTGCAGAGTCTTCAATGGCTGTTATGTGCAAAAAGAAAGCTTTCAGTCTCCGAATTTCTTGCGGCTGTAAGCAGGTCCCCTATGGGCTCTACTCCCATTTCACCAGGACTCATCATGGATTACTGCTGCAATCTGGTTGTCATCGACAACGTAGCAGACACATTCCGCTTTGCCCATGCCACGGTCCGAGA GTTCCTCGAATCATTGTCCGATAACTCTATCCTTGAAGCTGACTCAACAATAACCCAGAGGTGCTTAGGCACTTACCTTTGGGGAGACTTCAGCGAGGACGGCCTATTACAATATGCAACCCAGTACTGGCCCGCCCACGTGGAGCAGCTCAGCGGATCATCCCAAAGACTTGGAATTCAGAAACCCATCATCGAATTTCTCACTGAAGAAGAGCACTTCGAAGACTGGATTGAATTTCTTGATGAACGTCCAGTCGAGCGGGGTTACAAATGGAGTAGCGCGCTTGAGAGGAAGCTCGAGGCGTGCTTGGCTTCGCCACCGTCAACCCTGTTCACAGTCTGCTGCTTTGGTCTTTCCGAAGCTCTAGAGTGTCCAGAGATCATCAGAATAATTGATGTGAATCAGACGAATAGACATGGAACTTCAGGCCTGTATCTGGCTGCTCGCTGGGGCTACAGTGAAGTAGTCCGGAAACTACTTCAACTGGGCGCTGATGTCAACGGACCCGGGTATCAATATGGAAGTCCACTCCAAGCAGCGTCATTTGGTGGCCATAAAGACGTTGTCAAAATTCTGCTTGACCGCGGTGTCACTGCCCCTCCGACTGAGCAAGGCGAGTACTCAAGTCCACTTCAAGCAGCTCTAGCAAGTGGCCATGATAATATTGCCGGAATCCTGATTGACAGTGGTCCCCATCTTGCCACACAAATCCAATTCAATGATGCGCTAGAGACCGCCAGCTTCAAAGGATCTACTGAGATAGTGGAGCGACTTTTAGCCGGCAAGGCTGGCAGCTTCACACCTAATATCCGCCCTGACCCTCTCCAGGTCGCTCTCTTCGGTGGCAAAGCAAGGCAAGCAAAACGGTTGCTACAGAGCTGCACTGATGTCAATGAAGTAAAAGGGTACTTTGGAAATGCTCTCGCTGCCGCCATCGCTGGTCGTAAATTTGCTCTCGTGCAGTTGGTTGTCGACGCCGGAGCAGATCTTAACGCTCGCGGACGTTTTGGCTTCCCGTTGCGGGCTGCCGCAATAGCCAATCAGCTTGACATTGCGAGATACTTCGTTGATAAAGGAGCTGACCCCAATATAGAGGATAACGAGTTAGGTGACCCACTTCAAGCGGCCGCCACCTTTGGGAAACTAGACATGatgcttttgctgctgtCCCACAATACATCTGTAAATGGTTGTGGAGGGCACTTTGGCAATGCACTACAAGCTGCTTGCTTCAATGGTCATGAGCAGGCCGTTCGACTTTTGATTGATCATGGTGCTTCATTGAACTACGGGGGCCGGTATCGAGACGCACTGCAAGCTGCCGTATACGGTGGCCATGAAAGAATTGTCGAGATCCTTCTCGTAGCTGGTGCTAGGCTCGACCTAGGGCCACGTGATAGGGCATGTCCATCGGCCTTGGACCCCTGGACAGAGAGAAGTGAGGAGCTGGACATTCCTACGGACTTAGGTCCGCTAGAGGTCGCTGCTAGACGAGGCGACGTCAAATCAGTCAAACTGCTCCTAGCTAAGGGGACAATTATCGACTCTCGTGACGCGAGGAAACGAGATGATTATAGCAAATGGTTTGCGTACATCGCACTAAAGATTGCGGCTTTTGGGGGACACCTCGCTGTGGTGGAGTGTCTTTTGGATAGTGGAGTCGATATTAATGCGGAAGGAGAGACACTTGGGACTCCGCTTCAGGCGGCCTTGGCAGGGGGTCACTTCGGTATTGCAGATGTTCTCTTGTCCCGAGGTGCATGGATAGATATGCATTGGGACTTGTTTGGATCCTGCCTACAGGTCTTTTGCCAGCGAGGACATAATGAGGCAGTCAGGTTTTTACTGAAGCGTGGAGCGAATATTGAAGATCGTGGAGGCGAGCACGGAAATGCACTCCAGGTAGCTTGCAATGCAGGACACATTGATATCGTGAAGTTGCTACTTGACAGGGGAGCCAATGTGAGGTCGCCTGGACGAAAAAACGGCAATGCGCTGCAAGCTGCATCGTTGGCCGGACATCTCGACATAGTGAAGCTGCTGGTCCATCATGGTATAGGAGTGGACGAAGCCGATAGCAATTCTGAAACGGCGCTTTGCCTGGCTGCAAAGAATGGGGACGAGCACATGATGAAATTTCTGCTCCAACAAGGAGCTAAAGTCGATGGCACTTCCGTCCTGTCGTCCAGCGAAGGACTCGGCGACTTGAATTCAGGCGGCAAGCCCGAGCGTGATAACGAAATTGTTGCAAGACCTTTGCATCACGCCTCCATTTATGGACAGGAATCTGCCGTCGCAATTCTTCTCAGCAGTGGAGCAACTGTTCATGCGAAAGGTAAGTTGCGCCTGGAGGGATTCGTCTCCTTTAGTGAAGATGATCTCAGAAGACTACATTGGACCCCTTTGTTCGCGGCATGCTTTGCGGGCCATGAGTCCACGGCGAGGCGGCTATTTCAATATGACCCGTGGGGATATGTGTCTCGTGACACATTCACATCAGCCGTAGAGGCGAGCCTTGCCCGTAAGAAGGAGTACATTTCAACAATGTTGGTTCAAGAAGCATTTAATGCAGGATTCAAAGCGGAACAACTTGACGGTGTGTTCAAATATGCCTGTGCGGAAGGATACGCTGCGATTGTGACACAAATACTGGAGCATTGTAGTCTGGAGAATTGGCCAGATGCAGTATCGGTAGCTACGAAGCGGGGCAGAAGTGCTGTTGTCAAAGCTTTACTTCAACATGGGGCTAACATGGACTCCTGTGACGAACATGGCAATCTCTGGCTTGACATTGCAATTGAGAAGGTCAGAAACCCTGGTCATACCTGGCACAGTTTCGAGCCTCACACATTGCGGGGTTTCAACCCACCAAACTGGATAGATATAGTCCCGATCTTGCTTTGCGCAGGGGCAGACTCAAATGATCTGCCAAACAAGATCAGAGAAATCGTCCCCGACGTTGTACAAAGAGGGAGCCTTGATGCTTGGAAGGCATTGGACTACCATCAACATGAGGTGCTGAACGACCCTGAACTGTATCCTCAGTTCCTGATTTGGGCATCGGAAACTGGCGACCTTGATAAGATCAATTACGTGGCTGACAAATATGACCCTTCAACCGAGGATATCAAGTCAGCCGTTATTGCTGCTATCGAAGGAGTACGGAACAACGTATCCCCTATCAAGGCACTGATGAGGCTCAAGACGCCATTATTTTTCGGCAAAGGCGTCGATGGAAATGGCGATAGTGAGCCCTTAGTCATTGCGTCGAGAGAAGAATCTACCGAGATCGTCTCTGTTTTGCTCCAGTACGCGACACACAGTTTTTCAACTGTTGAAGCAGCGTTGAAAGTCGCCATTAGTCGCGACCATGTCGCCTGTGCACGACTAATTCTTGACTCGCAATTTGACAATCCATCCGAGCTAATAACTATATGCTCTCGCCTTATCAAACACTGTTTCCCCTTTAACACGGAACCCATGATCGAGTATTTGCTACAGCAAGGGGTATCCCCAAACACTAGGGACCCCGAAACGGGAGAAACGCTATTGTACATTGCCGCCATGAAGAAGGACAGTAAAGGAGCCGACGTCCTTATCTCGCATGGTGCCGATGTTCATCCCATGGGAGGAGAGCATGGGACAGCGTTACATGCAGCAGCCGTCTCTGGGTCCTGGAAAACAGTGCAGTTGTTGCTTTCTGAAGGTGCAGATGTCAATGCTCGGGGTGGGAGTTATGGTACGCCGCTCATAGCGGTAATGGCACAGGAGTGGGAAAAAGATTGCTGGCAGGCTCAGTTCATAGAACCCTGCAGATTGGAATGTCATCGGTGCGTTGCGAGAGTGCTCCTAGAGTGGGATGCGGATGTCGATGCCGAGGGAGGAGAGTTTGGGACGGCCTTACAGGTTGCGGAGAGAATTGGTAATGAGTTGGGGATACGGATGCTCATGGGGGATAATACAAAGGCACGAATTTACGGCAAAGCAAGGAAACTGCAACGATGCACGcaaaacaaagcaaaagaGACGTTGTATTGGCTATCTAGATGCGTGCAGCGACACAACACGAAATGA